One segment of Yersinia kristensenii DNA contains the following:
- a CDS encoding putative virulence factor, with protein sequence MKSLNNRQLNSQLKQVTQGIDQTIDWVNNTRQHAIRLDIEADQLVVKLRRHRNKAHYLSEVALTPMSIGFFGQSTAGKQHLISALIAGKNGQLETTLAGKTLNFWQQIKPGYQSSGLVTRFSHSSVHDSVNNQSIKNHENYPVHLSLLNEMDIAKIVASAFLRDKQQEMRMYSLDEQHISDHLQQLMMRRQPLTIAGITSDEVISLWDYLIRHDAVRQKALDSHFWPVAMELAPYLSIDDRAILFSLLWAESPPLTDAYRHFAYTLQHLGGAPQLLAPLSVLVDETLLPANGIMNVAALNYLNTPADTDIHVLPLKDNMAKVPVTVSLAELTLLSVELQIPLRSSETGHVFNSDKVFESVDLLEFPDYSDVFDVPTYVEHTLYPLAASLSLAKNTYLLERYTDKQQINLLLACNTASNRTEVQVVGKALDYWVKQSQGENKHVRSRRNPGLIWALTPFDQRIASASAKNHDEAVQRYVGNPGDSWGTMLALDTRGIERMVTYLAQEIRSDIKAERITEQLHELQRELTENLLVGWFQSATSESQQKQRIAETLLKALQTRTGLHGELLERLLPSRDELRALYLQQQNRAVELITPAASNHEPFSIGIDLDLFSDPSLSPELPTSVTTQSSGGYETEYAKNVQRYWINHLRKLPDNAPLIELLGIAKPTVELLVAELITTSIRLDITGQLVKILADNEQVGLHRDTKADRQVSRALTVLGDFVAWLGFLQINEALRPDSRINRGYKIFAQSPPSASPLGASQRLTKLALTPTNNTAFYIYDWLVGLGEMIIRNEGYSASSEISDLHREQLAAIFILVKQNQH encoded by the coding sequence ATGAAATCATTAAATAACCGACAGCTCAATAGCCAGCTTAAGCAGGTGACTCAAGGCATTGATCAGACGATTGATTGGGTTAACAATACGCGCCAACATGCCATCCGTCTGGACATAGAAGCTGATCAACTGGTGGTTAAATTACGCCGCCACCGTAACAAAGCACACTATCTGTCTGAAGTAGCGCTAACCCCTATGAGCATTGGCTTTTTCGGACAATCTACTGCCGGGAAACAGCACCTCATTTCTGCATTGATTGCGGGTAAAAATGGCCAGTTGGAGACGACACTCGCGGGGAAAACTCTCAACTTTTGGCAACAAATTAAACCCGGATATCAATCTAGTGGATTGGTGACGCGCTTTAGTCATTCATCTGTCCATGATTCAGTTAATAATCAATCAATAAAAAATCATGAAAACTATCCGGTGCACCTTTCATTACTCAATGAAATGGATATTGCCAAAATAGTAGCAAGTGCATTTCTGCGGGATAAACAGCAAGAAATGCGCATGTATTCACTGGATGAACAACATATTAGCGATCATCTACAACAATTGATGATGCGTAGGCAACCATTAACCATCGCGGGTATCACCAGTGATGAAGTCATTAGTCTTTGGGATTATTTGATTCGCCATGATGCAGTACGCCAGAAGGCATTAGACAGCCATTTCTGGCCCGTCGCGATGGAATTGGCACCTTATTTAAGTATTGATGATCGGGCTATTTTATTCTCATTGCTGTGGGCCGAATCACCGCCACTAACTGATGCTTATCGCCATTTTGCCTATACTTTGCAGCACTTGGGGGGCGCACCACAATTACTGGCCCCGCTCAGTGTGTTAGTGGACGAAACATTGTTACCCGCCAACGGCATCATGAATGTCGCTGCACTCAACTACCTGAACACCCCCGCTGACACTGATATTCATGTTCTGCCACTGAAAGATAATATGGCTAAAGTTCCCGTGACAGTGTCACTTGCGGAGCTAACTCTACTGTCAGTTGAGTTACAGATCCCGCTCCGCAGTTCCGAGACTGGTCATGTATTTAATTCAGATAAGGTGTTCGAATCCGTCGACTTATTGGAGTTCCCTGATTATAGCGACGTATTCGATGTTCCAACGTATGTTGAACATACACTCTATCCGCTGGCCGCTTCGCTATCACTGGCTAAAAACACCTATCTGCTTGAGCGCTATACAGACAAACAACAAATAAACCTGTTATTGGCCTGTAATACCGCGAGCAACCGTACTGAAGTACAAGTTGTAGGTAAGGCGCTGGATTATTGGGTTAAACAGTCACAGGGCGAAAATAAACACGTTCGTTCGCGTAGAAATCCGGGGCTTATCTGGGCACTGACGCCTTTTGATCAACGCATTGCCTCGGCTAGCGCGAAAAACCATGACGAAGCAGTACAACGCTATGTCGGTAATCCCGGTGATAGTTGGGGAACTATGCTTGCATTGGATACCCGCGGTATTGAACGAATGGTGACTTATCTGGCACAAGAAATTCGTAGTGACATTAAAGCCGAACGCATTACTGAACAACTCCATGAACTCCAGCGAGAGCTGACAGAGAATTTATTGGTCGGTTGGTTCCAATCTGCAACCAGCGAATCACAACAAAAACAGCGAATTGCCGAAACATTACTTAAAGCACTACAAACCCGTACGGGTTTACATGGTGAGTTACTGGAGCGGTTATTGCCTTCGCGTGATGAGTTGCGCGCCCTATATCTGCAACAACAGAATCGTGCTGTTGAGCTAATCACCCCAGCCGCCAGTAATCACGAGCCATTCAGTATTGGCATTGACCTCGATTTATTCAGCGACCCATCTTTATCACCTGAACTGCCGACGTCAGTGACAACGCAATCAAGCGGAGGTTATGAGACAGAATATGCCAAAAATGTACAACGTTACTGGATAAATCACCTGAGGAAGTTGCCAGATAATGCCCCACTCATTGAGTTATTAGGTATCGCCAAACCGACTGTGGAGCTGCTGGTTGCAGAGCTAATAACGACCAGTATTCGATTGGATATCACCGGACAATTGGTCAAGATACTGGCTGATAATGAACAAGTTGGCTTACATCGTGACACTAAGGCAGATCGCCAGGTATCACGTGCCCTTACGGTATTAGGTGATTTCGTCGCCTGGCTGGGTTTTTTACAAATCAACGAAGCCCTGCGACCAGATAGCCGCATTAATCGAGGCTATAAGATTTTTGCTCAATCCCCTCCATCAGCATCACCGTTGGGTGCATCACAAAGGCTGACTAAATTAGCTCTTACACCGACCAATAATACCGCATTTTATATTTATGATTGGTTGGTTGGCTTAGGTGAAATGATTATTCGCAATGAGGGTTACTCTGCCAGCAGTGAAATCAGTGATCTGCATCGTGAACAGTTGGCGGCTATCTTTATATTGGTCAAACAAAACCAGCATTAA
- a CDS encoding SrfA family protein — MAKSFLRSGSLDDILPLGENGQPVYASAFQIREALRLKKQQYITDCLAIPQLNEQGDRIDWYAPIEGKVTSWIAASTTERKSAIKQLSACLSGANDLCQRAQQSDKAAHRLFGVLLAKTMQFPDQNHVYLVAGKPVLTFWGFVSREQKMRTDPLDCLRQTAETIEPVIIPLSAAPPAPIMPPVAATELLPQTDIAPVIQPAPVVEPTPLSTPEKKFTHWLRFSWILPVLALIIALIVQFSGGMPEGTSPAPVVVEDNIVADKTAADKSALEVNAPVIKIIQPTLEPQLPLDNATIVPPQPVVAEPVVLPELTAAQSKSALILPFEAVKVGSTAFLNGNWRVSPDIKAAQTGKAPSLRYQIKNGKGTVRITHGDNVTCQANITAGLMKSGNLVINSRYRAQCSDGSKYQIPEIVCKQGVTGIADCKGRYDANTTLPMTMKRETK; from the coding sequence GTGGCGAAATCATTTTTACGCAGTGGTAGTTTGGACGATATTCTGCCCTTGGGCGAAAATGGACAACCAGTTTATGCTTCTGCGTTTCAGATTAGAGAGGCATTACGCCTTAAAAAACAGCAATATATTACTGATTGCCTGGCAATTCCTCAGCTTAATGAACAAGGGGACCGCATTGATTGGTATGCCCCTATTGAAGGTAAAGTCACTTCATGGATTGCCGCCAGTACCACTGAGCGAAAATCCGCCATAAAGCAATTGTCAGCCTGTCTGTCTGGCGCTAATGATTTATGCCAGCGCGCACAACAATCAGATAAAGCTGCTCACCGATTGTTCGGAGTGTTGCTGGCGAAAACCATGCAATTCCCTGATCAGAATCATGTTTACCTGGTTGCAGGCAAGCCGGTGCTGACCTTCTGGGGCTTTGTCAGCCGGGAGCAGAAAATGCGGACTGACCCACTTGATTGCTTACGGCAAACAGCTGAAACCATTGAGCCAGTTATCATCCCCCTAAGCGCTGCGCCCCCTGCTCCTATAATGCCACCGGTCGCCGCGACCGAATTACTTCCGCAAACCGATATTGCTCCCGTGATACAACCGGCCCCGGTAGTAGAGCCCACACCGCTATCCACACCAGAGAAAAAGTTCACTCATTGGCTGCGGTTCAGTTGGATATTGCCCGTGCTGGCCTTAATCATTGCATTAATTGTGCAATTTAGCGGCGGTATGCCAGAGGGTACTTCGCCAGCGCCTGTAGTGGTCGAGGATAATATTGTTGCAGATAAAACGGCGGCGGATAAGAGCGCACTCGAGGTCAACGCCCCGGTCATCAAGATTATCCAGCCAACTCTTGAGCCGCAACTCCCGCTGGATAATGCCACCATTGTTCCCCCACAACCTGTGGTAGCAGAGCCTGTCGTGCTGCCGGAATTAACCGCAGCACAAAGCAAAAGTGCGTTGATACTCCCCTTCGAGGCGGTCAAAGTCGGCTCAACGGCATTCCTTAATGGTAATTGGCGCGTCAGCCCTGATATTAAAGCAGCCCAGACCGGTAAAGCGCCCAGCCTGAGATATCAGATTAAAAATGGCAAAGGCACGGTAAGAATTACCCACGGTGATAATGTCACCTGCCAGGCTAATATTACCGCCGGGTTAATGAAATCGGGCAATTTAGTGATCAACAGCCGCTATAGGGCGCAGTGTAGTGATGGTTCAAAATATCAAATCCCGGAGATTGTCTGTAAGCAAGGCGTTACCGGCATTGCCGATTGCAAAGGCCGCTATGATGCCAATACCACACTTCCAATGACGATGAAGCGCGAGACTAAATAA
- a CDS encoding MFS transporter, with translation MSVVDQVNDKNLIRIALITSFIQFTNALEYMMFNPIFIFMAKDFGVSVTFAGYVTGIYTLAAVISGGVAFFYIDRFNKKFILLINMAMLGVLTLLITQVNQFYLLLLLRFLAGLMGGTTMGVGISLLINATPTALRSKMLAIVIASFSIVSIVGMPGILFLCEHYGWHSALWLIFILCLLAVLTIKWGIPNDSRPARAGQPHLPLNRDVLLFASGNALIQFSPMLIIPILVPVLTQQLQVSNKMLPWLFFIGGISGYWVTKITGTLMSRYSATFIISISTLVFVLSLLIPFVGEPPLSWLFMILFLGSSYSRLVASSALTIQFPEDKHRAGYGSLQTALMYLTTTLAFFLSSILLPADGMTLQSLRRLLILCALSALVLPFYSRLLQHKLNFRLI, from the coding sequence ATGTCAGTTGTTGATCAAGTTAATGATAAAAACCTTATCCGAATCGCGCTTATCACCTCCTTTATTCAGTTCACTAATGCACTCGAATATATGATGTTCAATCCAATATTCATATTTATGGCCAAAGATTTCGGCGTTTCTGTCACTTTTGCAGGTTATGTCACGGGCATTTACACCTTAGCCGCGGTGATCTCTGGCGGGGTCGCTTTCTTCTATATCGACAGGTTCAATAAAAAGTTTATTCTACTCATTAATATGGCCATGTTGGGGGTATTAACCCTCCTAATTACGCAAGTTAATCAATTCTACTTACTGTTATTATTACGTTTTTTAGCTGGCCTTATGGGGGGTACCACCATGGGGGTGGGGATCAGTTTACTGATCAACGCGACCCCGACGGCATTGCGCAGTAAAATGCTGGCAATAGTTATTGCGTCATTTTCCATCGTCAGTATTGTCGGGATGCCGGGCATATTGTTTCTTTGTGAACATTATGGCTGGCACTCTGCTTTATGGCTTATTTTTATACTGTGTCTGCTGGCGGTATTAACTATTAAGTGGGGTATTCCCAATGACTCACGCCCTGCCCGCGCTGGTCAGCCGCATCTTCCACTTAATCGTGATGTTTTACTGTTTGCTTCAGGAAATGCGCTGATACAGTTTAGTCCAATGTTAATTATCCCCATTTTAGTCCCCGTCCTGACGCAGCAATTGCAGGTATCGAACAAAATGTTGCCGTGGCTATTTTTTATTGGTGGCATCAGCGGCTATTGGGTCACGAAAATAACTGGCACATTAATGTCGCGCTATTCCGCCACCTTTATTATTTCAATTTCTACCCTTGTTTTTGTGCTCAGCCTGTTAATCCCATTTGTGGGTGAGCCCCCCTTATCCTGGCTATTTATGATTCTTTTTTTGGGCTCGTCATATAGTCGTCTGGTCGCCAGTTCGGCCCTGACAATTCAATTTCCGGAAGATAAACATCGCGCAGGATATGGCTCATTACAAACAGCTCTAATGTATTTGACGACGACCCTCGCCTTCTTTTTGTCCTCCATTCTATTACCGGCGGACGGAATGACATTACAAAGTTTGCGCCGCTTATTGATTCTCTGTGCTTTAAGTGCGCTGGTTTTGCCGTTTTACAGCAGGCTATTGCAACATAAACTTAACTTTCGGCTGATATAG
- a CDS encoding LysR family transcriptional regulator has product MRANMDLNTLRVFTAVAEKGSFVGGAKALEMPTSNVSRCISQLEERLNLQLIERSTRHMKLTPAGQLLYTRVKPLLESLEQTEAELTSQQIQIKGPLRICIPNEIGPALFGTLIAEFALQHPEIEISCVTNLSGLESLRDDLDLAIIITRGQLDDSDYIARHLATFPCSVVAAPAVLARFGKPTRIEQFATLPCITTVSALKGLPWQFIKKKGGFKTVAVNGHYRVNSGEMALRAAVAGIGFAILSTQACQPWIADGRLCEVALEQPAAPLQLFAIYSNRRYLPAKTRVLIDLMQQRLGNMTEITG; this is encoded by the coding sequence ATGCGCGCTAATATGGATCTCAACACCCTGAGAGTTTTCACGGCGGTGGCAGAAAAGGGCAGTTTTGTCGGGGGCGCCAAAGCACTTGAAATGCCCACTTCTAATGTGAGTCGCTGTATTTCACAGTTAGAAGAACGGCTTAACCTTCAGCTCATCGAGCGCAGCACCCGACACATGAAACTCACGCCCGCCGGCCAATTGCTCTACACCCGGGTAAAACCTTTATTGGAATCCCTGGAGCAAACTGAGGCCGAATTAACTTCGCAGCAGATTCAAATCAAAGGCCCACTGCGTATTTGCATCCCCAATGAAATCGGCCCAGCCTTATTCGGCACACTCATTGCCGAGTTCGCATTGCAACACCCGGAGATTGAAATCAGTTGCGTGACGAATTTATCCGGCCTCGAATCGTTACGGGATGACCTTGATTTAGCGATTATTATTACCCGTGGGCAACTGGATGACAGTGATTATATTGCTCGCCATTTGGCAACGTTCCCGTGCAGCGTCGTTGCCGCCCCCGCAGTGCTGGCGCGCTTTGGCAAACCGACTCGCATCGAACAATTTGCCACATTACCCTGCATTACCACCGTTAGCGCGTTGAAAGGGCTACCCTGGCAATTTATTAAGAAAAAGGGCGGCTTTAAAACGGTGGCGGTGAATGGGCATTACCGCGTCAATAGTGGTGAAATGGCCTTACGTGCGGCTGTAGCGGGGATCGGTTTTGCTATTTTATCGACTCAAGCTTGTCAGCCGTGGATTGCTGATGGGCGCTTATGCGAAGTGGCATTGGAACAACCCGCCGCACCGCTACAATTATTCGCGATCTATTCCAACCGCCGCTATTTACCGGCTAAAACGCGGGTTCTTATTGACCTTATGCAACAAAGGCTGGGTAACATGACAGAAATTACTGGGTAG
- a CDS encoding AMP nucleosidase: MNQSQATTHLSAVAAIERLETLYEAALSALRDAISAYIRDGALPDVGDRAKGLFSYPQLSVSWDGRFRDHQRTRAYGRFSRTGQYSTTITRPALFREYLTEQLTLLETEYGAVFEVTPSQQEMPYPFVIDGSDLILDRSMTAGLAQHFPTTDLAKIGDAITDGIDIAGADFPLSHFDALRTDFSLARLKHYTGTPAEHIQPYILFTNYSRYVDEFVSWACEQILDPASPYKALSCAGGSYITAENADPEKTTSDLAWKKYQMPAYHLIAESGHGITLVNIGVGPSNAKTICDHLAVMRPHAWLMIGHCGGLRESQAIGDYVLAHAYLRDDHVLDAVLPPDIPIPSIAEVQRALYDATKAVSGMPGVEVKQRLRTGTVVTSDDRNWELRFSASALRFNLSRAVAVDMESATIAAQGYRFRVPYGTLLCVSDKPLHGEIKLPGQANHFYEGAISEHLQIGIRAIDLLRAEGDQLHSRKLRTFNEPPFR; this comes from the coding sequence TTGAATCAATCACAAGCTACAACTCATCTCTCGGCCGTTGCGGCAATAGAGAGACTGGAGACGTTATACGAGGCGGCGCTGAGCGCATTACGTGATGCTATCAGTGCATATATTCGTGATGGGGCATTGCCGGATGTTGGTGACCGGGCGAAGGGCCTATTTTCGTATCCGCAGCTCAGTGTCAGTTGGGATGGCCGGTTCCGTGACCATCAGCGCACCCGGGCTTACGGGCGTTTCTCGCGCACTGGGCAATACAGCACCACAATAACTCGGCCAGCTTTATTCAGAGAATATCTGACTGAGCAACTGACATTGCTGGAAACTGAGTATGGCGCGGTATTCGAAGTGACACCGTCACAACAAGAAATGCCCTATCCCTTTGTTATTGATGGTTCTGACCTTATTCTCGACCGCTCGATGACGGCCGGGCTGGCTCAGCACTTCCCAACCACGGATCTGGCTAAAATCGGCGATGCCATCACTGATGGTATTGATATTGCTGGCGCTGATTTCCCGCTATCGCATTTTGATGCGCTGCGCACCGATTTTTCACTGGCGCGGCTCAAACACTATACCGGCACACCGGCAGAACATATTCAGCCCTATATTCTGTTTACCAATTACAGCCGCTATGTTGATGAATTTGTCAGTTGGGCTTGTGAGCAAATTCTTGATCCCGCCAGCCCCTATAAAGCCTTATCCTGCGCCGGAGGGAGCTATATAACCGCCGAAAATGCGGATCCGGAGAAGACAACCTCCGATCTGGCGTGGAAAAAATATCAAATGCCTGCCTATCATTTAATCGCTGAAAGCGGGCATGGCATCACGTTGGTGAATATTGGCGTTGGCCCATCCAACGCCAAAACCATTTGCGACCATCTGGCAGTGATGCGGCCACACGCGTGGCTGATGATTGGGCATTGTGGTGGTTTGCGTGAAAGTCAGGCGATTGGCGATTATGTCTTGGCCCATGCTTATTTGCGCGACGACCATGTGTTAGATGCGGTATTGCCTCCGGATATTCCGATCCCCAGCATTGCTGAAGTTCAACGGGCATTATATGACGCCACCAAAGCGGTGAGTGGCATGCCGGGCGTTGAAGTTAAACAACGGCTGCGCACCGGAACTGTGGTCACTTCCGACGATCGCAACTGGGAACTGCGTTTTTCTGCCTCTGCTTTGCGTTTTAACCTCAGTCGCGCAGTGGCGGTGGATATGGAAAGTGCCACTATCGCCGCACAAGGTTATCGCTTCAGGGTACCTTACGGCACCTTACTGTGTGTTTCAGACAAACCTTTGCATGGTGAAATCAAGCTACCGGGGCAGGCTAATCATTTTTATGAAGGCGCTATTTCCGAACACTTGCAGATTGGTATTCGCGCGATAGATTTACTGCGGGCGGAGGGTGACCAACTGCATTCGCGCAAGTTGCGCACCTTTAACGAGCCGCCGTTCCGTTAA
- a CDS encoding virulence factor SrfB — MLATITDYKQKISLIQNSGIQFLDFALKPECNSELPNKFVRKSANGPLLRLNYHEHNGKYSLMVPGSAPEIVKPEFSFPLEQSLKLLNKIWLPLPFMRFNPPRAFVSGPDNWARVQILVLDSPDQDGNTLRITMAFDTKVYPEGHANEYLAPNENDIKTGLSFALAYHNEELAEFLDLTWVDGWLREVFIQQASEQEERSARHISASLREFEYQAHYLNLLELLGSQVGVPEIKINSSTLQEPAVNVDLILDVGNSHTCGILVEENSDESHGLKQTYELQIRDLSEPHHLYNELFESRVEFAPAKFGKQNFSVESGRDDAFIWPSIIRVGSEASRMALQRLGSEGSTGISSPRRYLWDEETYTPGWRFNETSAAQNQAAQIHEPLATALPLMNLVNDDGQPLYNMPMDDRLPVFSPHYSRSSLMAFMLSELLAQALMQINSAAQRLKMTHANAPRQLRAIILTLPSAMPKPEREIFRRRMNEAIALVWKSMGWHPADENFVSEQDRAKSQVPVPTVQMEWDEATCGQMVYLYNETQVNFGGRTAAFFASMARPDKQLEAGETAGKTLRIASIDIGGGTTDLAITQYWLDDGIGQNVKISPRLLFREGFKVAGDDILLDVIQLYILPALQARLKKAAVINTDVLMDKLFGNDGRMDGQSALRQQATLQIFMPVGRAILEVYESFDPLDTNAEIDASFGELLSQYPTSKVLEYINSEVQREFPADAGEFDILHVPLVLKLSKLHGEFLSNRMSMTQNLRSLSEVVSLYSCDVLLLTGRPSRFPGIQALFRHLQPLPNNRILSLDGYHTSDWYPFNKRGRIDNPKSTAAVGAMLCLLALDLRLAGFYFKAGDFQPYSTIRYLGMLGSSDTLTDENVYYRDIDLDSADFTLPADTRFQVRGTLCLGFRQLDNDRWPPSPLYTLSIVDQELARKVAGDSVLHVRLKLTKGDKPFIDKTVINKASTDRNGGPERFEIADAVLQDGSRVPLHHLRLKLNTLASKGSASTHYWIDSGSVFKK, encoded by the coding sequence ATGCTGGCAACGATCACTGACTATAAACAGAAAATCTCGCTGATTCAGAATAGTGGTATCCAGTTTTTGGACTTCGCCTTAAAACCTGAATGTAATAGCGAACTGCCGAATAAATTTGTGCGTAAAAGTGCCAATGGCCCGCTGTTACGCCTGAATTATCATGAGCATAATGGCAAATATTCGCTGATGGTGCCGGGCTCGGCCCCTGAAATTGTTAAACCCGAGTTTAGTTTCCCGCTAGAACAATCCTTGAAGCTGCTGAATAAAATTTGGCTCCCCCTGCCTTTCATGCGCTTTAATCCTCCGCGCGCTTTTGTCAGTGGGCCGGATAATTGGGCCAGAGTGCAAATTTTAGTGTTGGATAGCCCGGATCAGGATGGTAATACACTACGGATCACGATGGCCTTTGATACCAAAGTTTATCCTGAAGGCCATGCCAACGAATATCTGGCACCCAACGAAAACGACATCAAAACAGGATTGAGTTTTGCGCTGGCTTACCATAATGAGGAATTAGCCGAATTCCTTGATTTGACCTGGGTTGATGGTTGGTTGCGAGAAGTCTTTATTCAGCAAGCCTCTGAGCAGGAAGAACGCAGCGCTCGCCATATTAGTGCATCATTGCGCGAGTTTGAATATCAAGCTCACTACCTTAATTTATTGGAGTTACTGGGCAGCCAGGTCGGTGTACCAGAAATTAAAATCAATTCCAGTACCCTGCAAGAACCCGCCGTGAACGTTGACCTTATTCTTGATGTCGGCAATTCGCATACCTGCGGTATTTTAGTGGAAGAGAATAGCGACGAAAGCCATGGTTTGAAACAAACCTATGAATTGCAAATCCGTGATTTGAGCGAGCCTCACCATCTATATAACGAATTGTTTGAAAGTCGTGTGGAATTTGCACCAGCGAAATTCGGCAAGCAAAACTTTTCAGTGGAAAGTGGCCGTGATGATGCCTTTATCTGGCCGTCGATTATCCGTGTTGGCAGCGAAGCCAGTCGCATGGCACTACAGCGCTTGGGCTCCGAGGGTTCTACCGGTATTTCCAGCCCGCGCCGCTATCTGTGGGATGAAGAGACCTATACCCCAGGCTGGCGATTTAATGAAACATCCGCAGCACAAAATCAGGCTGCACAAATACATGAACCACTGGCGACTGCACTGCCGCTGATGAATCTGGTTAATGATGATGGCCAACCCCTGTATAACATGCCGATGGATGACCGGCTGCCAGTATTCTCGCCACATTATAGTCGCAGTTCATTGATGGCCTTTATGTTATCGGAATTGCTAGCACAGGCGTTGATGCAAATTAATAGTGCAGCCCAACGTTTGAAAATGACTCATGCCAACGCCCCACGGCAGTTACGCGCTATTATTCTGACGTTACCGTCAGCCATGCCTAAGCCTGAACGAGAAATTTTCCGCCGTCGGATGAATGAAGCTATTGCTTTGGTCTGGAAATCTATGGGTTGGCATCCGGCAGATGAGAATTTTGTCTCCGAGCAAGACCGCGCTAAAAGCCAAGTCCCGGTACCGACTGTGCAGATGGAGTGGGATGAAGCCACCTGTGGCCAGATGGTTTATCTGTATAACGAAACCCAAGTTAACTTCGGTGGCCGGACTGCCGCCTTTTTTGCCAGTATGGCACGGCCAGACAAGCAACTTGAAGCCGGAGAAACTGCGGGGAAAACCTTACGCATCGCCTCAATTGATATTGGTGGCGGCACCACAGATTTGGCCATCACACAATACTGGCTGGACGATGGCATAGGTCAGAATGTTAAAATCAGCCCACGTCTGCTGTTCCGTGAAGGTTTTAAAGTCGCTGGCGACGATATTTTGCTGGATGTTATTCAGCTGTATATTTTACCGGCACTTCAAGCTCGGCTTAAGAAAGCAGCTGTTATTAATACTGATGTCCTGATGGATAAATTGTTCGGTAATGATGGTCGGATGGATGGGCAATCGGCACTGCGCCAGCAAGCCACGTTACAAATATTTATGCCAGTAGGACGAGCAATTCTCGAAGTTTATGAAAGCTTTGACCCACTGGATACTAATGCAGAAATTGACGCCAGTTTTGGTGAGTTATTATCCCAGTACCCGACATCGAAAGTATTGGAATACATTAACAGTGAAGTTCAGCGCGAATTTCCCGCCGATGCTGGGGAATTTGATATTTTGCACGTACCGCTGGTATTGAAATTAAGTAAATTGCACGGTGAGTTTTTATCTAACCGGATGAGCATGACACAAAACCTGCGTTCGCTGTCCGAAGTGGTGTCGCTCTACAGTTGTGACGTGCTGCTATTAACTGGCCGCCCTTCGCGCTTCCCTGGTATTCAGGCTTTATTCCGCCATCTACAGCCGCTCCCCAATAATCGTATTCTTTCGCTGGATGGATACCATACCAGCGATTGGTATCCGTTTAACAAACGGGGCCGAATCGATAACCCGAAATCCACTGCTGCAGTGGGTGCGATGCTGTGTTTGCTGGCACTCGACTTGCGTCTTGCCGGTTTTTACTTTAAAGCAGGCGATTTCCAACCTTATTCGACCATTCGCTACCTTGGCATGCTGGGCAGTAGCGATACCCTGACGGATGAAAATGTTTACTATCGTGATATCGATCTGGATAGCGCTGATTTTACCCTGCCAGCCGACACTCGTTTTCAGGTCAGAGGCACATTGTGCCTTGGATTCCGTCAGCTTGATAATGACCGTTGGCCGCCATCCCCCCTCTATACTTTGTCAATTGTGGATCAAGAACTGGCCCGCAAAGTCGCCGGTGACAGCGTACTGCATGTCAGATTGAAACTCACTAAAGGTGATAAACCATTTATTGATAAAACAGTCATTAATAAAGCAAGCACTGACAGAAATGGCGGCCCAGAACGTTTTGAGATAGCTGACGCCGTACTGCAAGATGGTAGCCGTGTCCCATTGCATCATCTACGTCTCAAACTAAACACACTCGCCAGTAAGGGTTCAGCATCAACCCATTATTGGATTGATAGTGGGAGCGTATTTAAAAAATGA